The following are encoded in a window of Sulfurimonas sp. C5 genomic DNA:
- the yihA gene encoding ribosome biogenesis GTP-binding protein YihA/YsxC: MIDIVDAKFVTSAPTVKEAPPSEEQNEVVFMARSNVGKSSLLNALTNHKGLAKVSATPGKTKLINYFDVTFMDRETSEKSIAKFVDLPGFGYAKVSKSMKSDWEKNLTDYISKRRNIKVFIHLIDARHPHLDIDADVSNFLFSNVDEGQYIVQIFTKIDKLNQKEQNALRREFPNALMVSSAKKRGINKIVDLVYKILNENVDEN; encoded by the coding sequence ATGATTGATATTGTAGATGCAAAATTTGTAACATCAGCACCGACTGTAAAAGAAGCACCCCCTTCAGAAGAACAAAATGAAGTGGTCTTTATGGCACGCAGTAATGTAGGAAAAAGTTCACTGTTAAACGCTTTAACTAACCATAAAGGATTGGCGAAAGTTTCTGCCACACCTGGTAAAACAAAGCTTATTAACTATTTCGATGTAACTTTTATGGATCGTGAAACTAGTGAAAAAAGTATAGCAAAGTTTGTCGACCTTCCTGGATTTGGATATGCAAAAGTTTCTAAATCTATGAAAAGCGATTGGGAAAAAAATCTTACAGACTATATCTCAAAACGTCGTAATATAAAGGTTTTTATCCATTTGATTGATGCGAGACATCCTCATTTGGATATAGATGCAGATGTAAGTAATTTTCTTTTTTCCAATGTAGATGAAGGTCAATATATAGTTCAAATCTTTACAAAAATAGATAAGCTCAATCAAAAAGAGCAAAATGCTCTTCGTCGTGAATTCCCAAATGCTCTTATGGTCTCAAGTGCCAAAAAAAGGGGAATTAATAAAATTGTAGATTTAGTCTATAAAATTTTAAATGAGAATGTAGATGAAAATTGA
- the ybeY gene encoding rRNA maturation RNase YbeY yields MIDIENKTDLEIDFTKLETILKSLTKKEIELIITDNDEIQEINKEYRGKDYPTDVLSFPYEEMPFSPLGSIVISKNFVEEKAQEFGHSIQDEFTLLFIHGLLHVMGYDHEIDNGEMRTMEEKLINKFSLPKSLIVRTEGQ; encoded by the coding sequence ATGATAGATATTGAAAATAAAACAGATTTAGAGATAGATTTTACAAAGTTAGAAACTATTTTAAAATCTTTAACAAAAAAAGAGATCGAACTTATTATTACAGATAATGATGAGATCCAAGAAATAAATAAAGAGTACAGAGGGAAGGATTATCCAACCGATGTACTCAGTTTCCCCTATGAAGAGATGCCATTTTCTCCCCTTGGCAGTATCGTAATCTCCAAAAATTTTGTCGAAGAAAAGGCCCAGGAATTTGGCCATAGCATCCAAGATGAATTCACTTTACTTTTTATTCACGGTTTACTCCATGTTATGGGTTACGATCATGAAATTGATAACGGTGAGATGAGAACAATGGAAGAAAAACTTATCAACAAATTTTCTTTACCTAAAAGCTTAATAGTTAGAACAGAAGGACAATAA
- a CDS encoding N-acetyltransferase: MKIDFRKATLADIAQMRELVRPEVESGVILERSEDEIATNIRSYTLAFHGDELVGFCALHIHTSYLAEVRSLIVKDGYRGQKIGEELIKKLLEEAKSLGLQKVLSLTYKQSFFERLGFVEIPKETLPEHKIWADCIKCKHFPICNEVSLIKNL; this comes from the coding sequence ATGAAAATTGATTTTAGAAAAGCAACTCTTGCTGATATAGCACAAATGAGAGAGCTTGTACGTCCTGAAGTTGAAAGTGGAGTTATTCTCGAACGCAGTGAAGATGAGATTGCAACAAATATACGCTCATATACTCTGGCTTTTCACGGTGATGAGTTAGTAGGCTTTTGTGCATTGCATATTCATACATCATATCTTGCTGAAGTACGCTCACTTATAGTTAAAGACGGTTATCGCGGACAAAAAATAGGTGAAGAGTTAATTAAAAAGCTTTTAGAAGAAGCAAAGTCCTTAGGACTGCAAAAAGTACTTAGCTTGACTTATAAACAATCTTTTTTTGAAAGATTGGGCTTTGTAGAAATTCCAAAAGAGACCCTCCCGGAACATAAAATCTGGGCTGATTGTATTAAATGCAAACATTTTCCTATATGCAACGAAGTATCACTCATCAAAAATCTTTAG
- the queC gene encoding 7-cyano-7-deazaguanine synthase QueC gives MEKELKKAVCIMSGGMDSTLAAYMMKKEGFEIVGVHFNYDQRTQTKELECFEAICKKLDVKEKYVLDLDFFAKLGASALTDKNIEVPTSGIEEGVPVTYVPFRNGIFLSMAAAIAEKEGASVIAIGVVEEDSSGYPDCRENYIEAMQKAINLGTKDETNIEIRMPLVHLKKSEIVQEAVKLDVALELTWSCYKSEDAACGVCDSCRLRLNGFEQAGVKDPIKYA, from the coding sequence ATGGAAAAAGAATTAAAAAAAGCAGTATGTATCATGAGCGGCGGTATGGATTCAACTCTTGCCGCATATATGATGAAAAAAGAGGGTTTTGAAATTGTCGGTGTTCATTTTAATTATGATCAAAGAACACAGACTAAGGAGTTAGAGTGTTTTGAAGCAATATGCAAAAAGCTGGATGTAAAAGAAAAATATGTTCTGGATCTGGATTTTTTTGCAAAACTTGGAGCTTCTGCACTTACAGATAAAAATATAGAAGTACCTACATCTGGGATAGAAGAGGGGGTTCCTGTAACCTATGTCCCTTTTAGAAACGGTATATTTCTTTCTATGGCAGCTGCAATTGCAGAAAAAGAGGGTGCCAGTGTAATTGCTATTGGTGTTGTTGAAGAAGACAGCAGTGGTTACCCCGATTGTAGAGAAAACTACATTGAAGCTATGCAAAAGGCTATTAATCTCGGAACTAAAGATGAAACAAACATAGAGATAAGAATGCCGCTTGTACATCTTAAAAAATCTGAAATTGTTCAAGAAGCTGTTAAGTTAGATGTTGCCCTAGAGCTTACATGGAGCTGCTATAAAAGCGAAGATGCGGCATGTGGCGTTTGTGACAGCTGTAGATTACGTCTTAACGGGTTTGAGCAAGCCGGAGTAAAAGATCCCATAAAATATGCATAA
- the lptA gene encoding lipopolysaccharide transport periplasmic protein LptA, with translation MIRLIFLTLFLQIFLNADELKIKAQSFYADEKEGISIFEGTVNVIKGHDELNASKVTVYIDEKKSPTKFIAEGDVSFKVKTEDNATYEGVAQKAVYLPNKKEYNFYKDVHLKQLSEKKEIKGDEVVLKTLENKAYAKGAEEKPVIMIFDIKEEKQEEQK, from the coding sequence ATGATTAGATTAATTTTCTTGACACTTTTTTTACAAATCTTTTTAAATGCAGATGAGTTGAAAATCAAAGCTCAAAGCTTTTATGCAGATGAAAAAGAGGGTATTTCAATCTTTGAAGGAACAGTGAATGTTATTAAAGGTCATGATGAGCTGAATGCTTCAAAAGTGACTGTATATATTGATGAAAAGAAATCACCAACGAAATTTATTGCTGAGGGTGATGTTTCATTTAAAGTAAAAACGGAAGATAATGCAACTTACGAGGGTGTTGCCCAAAAAGCAGTATATCTGCCAAATAAAAAAGAGTACAATTTTTATAAAGACGTTCATTTAAAACAATTAAGTGAAAAAAAAGAGATCAAGGGTGATGAAGTTGTTTTAAAAACTTTAGAAAACAAGGCATATGCAAAAGGTGCTGAGGAAAAACCTGTTATCATGATCTTTGATATTAAAGAAGAGAAACAAGAAGAACAAAAATGA
- a CDS encoding M48 family metallopeptidase produces the protein MHNTKQYDLEIIVNTRLKHSYITIPHGEKVVVKTPYKSQRFINSLLESKKEWIEEKLIQIQKKQVLPSQPMHTLEYLQNKVVFYSMLMQLQYTQLKFRKMRRRWGSCSSQGVITLNKELLKVDPRLVDYVVVHELAHLKHMNHSKQFHALVENYLPNAAQLRKELKNIQIVLA, from the coding sequence ATGCATAATACTAAACAATATGATTTAGAAATTATTGTCAATACACGATTAAAACACAGCTATATTACAATACCTCATGGAGAGAAAGTAGTTGTGAAGACTCCTTATAAATCGCAAAGGTTTATTAACTCTTTATTGGAATCAAAAAAAGAGTGGATTGAAGAAAAGCTAATACAGATCCAAAAGAAACAGGTTTTACCCTCTCAACCGATGCATACATTAGAGTATTTGCAAAACAAGGTTGTATTTTACTCTATGCTTATGCAGCTGCAATATACCCAGTTAAAGTTTAGAAAAATGAGAAGACGATGGGGAAGCTGTAGCTCCCAAGGTGTGATTACCTTGAATAAAGAGCTTTTAAAAGTTGATCCAAGGCTTGTGGACTATGTTGTTGTTCATGAATTGGCACATCTTAAACATATGAACCATTCAAAACAGTTCCATGCTTTAGTAGAAAATTATCTTCCAAATGCTGCACAACTACGAAAAGAGTTAAAAAACATTCAAATCGTACTTGCTTGA
- a CDS encoding putative glycoside hydrolase: MKQIFFFVLTSTLLYGWNGHLIDEKSLQPVANATVSDSKNLVKSDINGTFSIDTNETILHVKAYGYRPFTISKDQNLSEFHLTPIQVKALYLTFWGASNHSPRLKRALHIIDKTEINAVVVDVKNEYGSTVFWTDFQQANDYGAHLKRTNKDIQKFMKKLKDRNIYTIARIVTFKDELQASNNYEYAIKKNDVNKSVWRNHDGMAWVDPYDDRSHKYAIRMAEEAAKVGFDEINFDYVRFPAKQGLCLLEENTQKNRINAIGRFLDEAQNKLRKYGVFISVDIYGNVCWSKDDNGIGQTIESLAKHTDYIAPMLYPSGFASGSFGKKYPAKHPYIVIYRSIAHIQDRIDPVRVRPWLQYFKDYTRSKVPYEKEEIRKQIQAAEDANTSGWMLWSPSSKYDLNVF; encoded by the coding sequence ATGAAGCAGATTTTTTTCTTTGTTCTAACGAGTACCCTGCTTTATGGTTGGAATGGACATTTAATTGATGAGAAAAGCTTACAACCTGTGGCAAACGCTACTGTAAGTGATTCGAAAAACTTAGTAAAAAGTGATATTAACGGCACTTTTTCAATTGATACAAATGAAACGATTCTGCATGTAAAAGCGTATGGATACAGACCTTTTACGATCTCAAAAGATCAGAATCTTTCGGAATTTCATTTAACCCCTATTCAAGTAAAAGCTCTGTATCTGACTTTTTGGGGTGCTTCTAACCACTCACCAAGGTTAAAAAGAGCGTTACACATTATAGACAAAACAGAGATCAATGCTGTTGTAGTAGATGTGAAGAACGAATACGGTTCTACAGTGTTTTGGACAGATTTTCAACAAGCAAACGACTATGGGGCTCATTTAAAAAGAACCAATAAAGATATACAAAAGTTTATGAAAAAACTTAAAGACAGAAATATCTATACGATTGCAAGAATTGTTACGTTTAAAGATGAGTTACAGGCTTCAAATAATTATGAATATGCGATCAAGAAGAATGATGTCAATAAAAGCGTATGGAGAAACCATGACGGTATGGCATGGGTCGATCCTTACGATGATCGAAGTCATAAATATGCTATAAGAATGGCTGAAGAAGCTGCAAAAGTAGGATTTGACGAAATCAATTTTGATTATGTTCGTTTTCCTGCTAAACAGGGTTTATGTCTTTTAGAAGAAAATACGCAGAAAAACCGTATAAATGCTATAGGTAGATTTTTAGATGAGGCACAAAACAAGTTAAGAAAATACGGTGTTTTTATCTCTGTCGATATTTACGGAAATGTTTGCTGGAGTAAAGATGACAACGGCATAGGACAAACTATAGAATCATTGGCAAAACATACTGACTATATAGCTCCAATGTTATACCCTTCAGGGTTTGCAAGCGGATCTTTCGGCAAAAAATATCCGGCAAAACATCCATACATCGTAATATATAGAAGTATTGCACATATACAAGACAGAATAGATCCTGTAAGAGTTAGACCTTGGTTGCAGTACTTTAAAGATTACACACGTTCAAAAGTCCCTTACGAAAAAGAGGAAATTCGTAAGCAGATACAAGCTGCTGAGGATGCGAATACAAGTGGTTGGATGTTGTGGTCACCCTCAAGCAAGTACGATTTGAATGTTTTTTAA
- the mrdA gene encoding penicillin-binding protein 2 — translation MKVKFIIFVFASIWLMLLTRVFFLAIQSNNYYSELSQNNTIKIEQIPPVRGEILDLHNNPIAINKLGFKIALAPHLLSKKKQHLFEEEMNIIVKLFPSLDKETIEKNYRKKDSFYNHNFIDVVPFIPYEDMMPVYSILNLRENIKITAAPKRFYPYNNIAAHMIGYVARANKKDVEDNPLVDLIGYTGKTGLEKFYNEYLQGTPGERKIKVNANNQEIEQLSYTPADESRKLTLNLDMDLQQYISKLFIGKVGTYVVMGVDGAVLSAGSFPNYDLNIFVNGMSYDMYNELSSSLDHPFTNKLVHGLYPPGSTIKTALGLLYVTTDLNERWSVDCKSKLPLGGRIFRCWKHQGHGRTDIVKAIRESCDDFFYKGSLVLGNQKMQEGLKRYNLGEKTGIDLPNEFIGIVPSRQWKYNKYKRIWNVGETLNMSIGQGDFLTTPIQIAQMTALMATGKLPTPHFAKTIGDQEVEPEYKEVLTPKELEKLPIIRRAMYQVCNNPHGTAMQYLHSKVRLAGKTGTAQVIGIKQDIKKRKLEHELSYYNRSHAWFTTYGPYKDPQYVVMVMIEHGGHGGLAAGSIVSDIYNKLLELGYIKKR, via the coding sequence ATGAAAGTGAAGTTTATTATTTTTGTATTTGCCTCAATCTGGCTTATGCTTTTAACAAGAGTGTTTTTTCTGGCTATTCAGTCAAATAATTACTATAGTGAACTTTCTCAAAACAACACAATTAAAATAGAACAAATACCGCCTGTAAGAGGTGAAATACTAGATCTACATAACAATCCGATTGCAATTAATAAACTAGGTTTTAAGATTGCTCTTGCTCCTCATCTGCTTTCTAAAAAGAAACAACATTTGTTTGAAGAAGAGATGAACATAATCGTAAAATTATTTCCTTCGCTCGATAAAGAAACAATTGAAAAAAATTATAGAAAAAAAGATTCATTTTATAATCATAATTTCATTGATGTAGTACCTTTTATTCCTTATGAAGATATGATGCCTGTGTATTCGATCTTAAACTTAAGAGAAAACATTAAAATAACTGCTGCACCAAAGAGATTTTATCCTTATAATAATATTGCCGCACATATGATTGGTTATGTGGCACGTGCAAATAAAAAAGATGTTGAAGACAATCCACTCGTTGATCTAATCGGTTACACAGGTAAAACAGGTTTAGAAAAATTTTACAATGAATATCTTCAAGGTACGCCGGGAGAAAGAAAGATAAAAGTGAATGCCAACAATCAAGAGATTGAACAGCTCAGCTATACACCGGCAGATGAGAGCAGAAAACTTACTCTTAATCTTGATATGGATTTACAGCAATATATCTCAAAACTCTTTATAGGCAAAGTAGGGACCTATGTTGTTATGGGCGTTGACGGTGCTGTTCTCTCAGCAGGAAGTTTTCCAAATTACGATCTAAACATATTTGTAAACGGTATGTCGTACGACATGTATAATGAACTCTCTTCAAGTTTGGATCATCCCTTTACAAACAAATTGGTTCACGGACTTTATCCCCCTGGGTCAACGATCAAAACTGCATTGGGATTACTTTATGTTACCACTGATTTAAATGAAAGATGGAGTGTTGATTGTAAATCAAAACTACCTTTGGGTGGACGTATCTTTAGATGTTGGAAACATCAAGGTCACGGCCGTACAGATATTGTAAAAGCAATTCGTGAAAGTTGTGACGACTTTTTTTATAAAGGGAGTCTGGTACTTGGGAATCAAAAAATGCAAGAAGGACTCAAGAGATATAATTTAGGGGAAAAAACAGGCATTGACCTTCCTAATGAATTTATAGGTATTGTTCCTTCACGCCAGTGGAAATACAACAAGTACAAAAGAATATGGAATGTTGGTGAAACACTCAATATGTCAATTGGGCAGGGTGATTTTTTAACAACTCCTATTCAAATTGCACAAATGACTGCTTTAATGGCAACTGGAAAATTACCGACTCCCCATTTTGCAAAGACTATAGGGGATCAGGAAGTGGAACCTGAATACAAAGAAGTTTTAACTCCAAAAGAGTTAGAAAAGCTTCCGATCATCAGACGTGCAATGTATCAGGTTTGTAACAATCCTCACGGTACGGCAATGCAGTATCTTCATTCAAAAGTAAGACTGGCAGGCAAAACGGGGACAGCTCAAGTTATCGGTATTAAACAAGATATTAAAAAGCGTAAATTAGAACATGAGCTTTCATACTATAACCGTTCTCATGCATGGTTTACAACTTACGGACCGTATAAAGACCCTCAATATGTTGTGATGGTAATGATTGAGCATGGGGGACATGGTGGCTTGGCAGCAGGTTCTATTGTTTCAGATATATACAACAAGCTCTTAGAGCTTGGGTATATAAAAAAGAGATAG
- a CDS encoding calcium/sodium antiporter encodes MDYMIFLIAMAALIYGADFIIKESERIALHYDISHFVIGATLVAFGTSLPEMAASVMASYYGKSDMAVANVVGSVTLNITMVLGIVFFIAKSMKPKRDLFALDSAWVIIPVIIFIIMIQDGTVGRFDGLLFVLMMASYLIFLFRSSKEELEGEIDEDLEKEKFQWSKTIALLVLGFGLTIGGAHFVVESGTNIARTLGVSEWIIGLFLISFGTSLPELIVSIVAVQKGNAEMSIGNIIGSNVANFSMVLGLAAVVHPLAIDLTKISFDIMILASASLVLLFIIANKLYNKAGGIFLLTILALLIQNYII; translated from the coding sequence ATGGATTATATGATATTTTTAATTGCCATGGCAGCTTTAATATACGGTGCCGACTTTATTATTAAAGAATCGGAAAGAATAGCACTACATTATGATATTTCACACTTTGTAATTGGTGCAACATTGGTTGCTTTTGGAACATCATTGCCTGAAATGGCAGCTTCAGTTATGGCGTCTTACTATGGAAAAAGTGATATGGCGGTTGCCAATGTAGTTGGAAGTGTAACACTAAATATTACAATGGTTTTAGGTATTGTATTTTTTATAGCGAAATCAATGAAACCTAAACGTGATCTTTTTGCTCTTGACAGTGCATGGGTAATTATCCCTGTCATTATTTTCATTATAATGATACAAGATGGAACTGTAGGACGTTTTGACGGTCTTTTATTTGTTTTAATGATGGCCTCTTACCTTATTTTCTTATTTAGAAGCTCAAAAGAAGAATTAGAAGGTGAAATTGATGAAGATCTGGAAAAAGAGAAGTTTCAATGGTCAAAAACAATTGCTCTTTTAGTTCTAGGATTTGGATTGACTATCGGCGGTGCACATTTTGTTGTTGAAAGTGGAACAAATATAGCAAGAACACTAGGTGTAAGTGAGTGGATTATCGGATTATTCCTTATCTCTTTCGGAACATCATTGCCGGAATTAATAGTTTCTATCGTAGCTGTTCAAAAAGGAAATGCAGAGATGAGTATCGGAAACATTATTGGTTCAAACGTTGCCAACTTTTCAATGGTTTTAGGCTTGGCTGCAGTTGTACATCCTCTTGCAATCGACCTAACAAAAATATCATTTGATATTATGATATTAGCGTCTGCTTCACTTGTTTTACTGTTTATTATTGCAAATAAACTTTATAATAAAGCAGGCGGTATCTTTTTACTGACTATCTTAGCTCTTCTAATACAAAACTATATTATCTAA